From a single Cyclobacterium marinum DSM 745 genomic region:
- a CDS encoding sialidase family protein — MLRNIIKLISCISIGLVIGCKEKGTVESEAFSVELETIAKGNEKEYTWTHARSAVIPSDKPKVLTTMSQTLKEGSDVYHDLYQVISQDMGQTWSEPEAIPSLTIIEQDSGYRSVVDMWPQWHSSTNKVLNIGTSPFYSNAKTHDGWKKKVVYACFDPETEKWSSPKFLKLPELDHDGMLLMAPAAGSAQWLELPNGDILLPVFYFKLTEEQAYSALNNPDEAFSIGSLMKSDDFGFSSTVVRCTFDGENLIYKEHGDELILKQGRGIYEPSITSFKGEYYLTMRSDKSAFVAKSKDGLHFSSLKEWTFDDESILGSYNTQQHWVRHSDALYLVYTRRGADNDEVFRHRAPLFMAEVDVNNLQVIRSTEREMVPNRGVALGNFGIMEVNQNETWITVAEYMRGEENVVADNSVFTAKIKWKRPNLNSKQ, encoded by the coding sequence ATGTTAAGAAATATTATAAAATTAATTAGCTGTATTTCTATCGGACTAGTCATCGGCTGTAAAGAAAAAGGTACTGTTGAAAGCGAAGCATTTTCTGTGGAACTGGAAACCATTGCCAAAGGTAATGAAAAAGAATACACTTGGACACATGCACGCTCTGCTGTAATACCCTCCGATAAGCCAAAGGTGCTTACCACTATGTCACAAACACTCAAAGAGGGCTCAGATGTTTATCATGACTTGTATCAAGTGATAAGCCAAGACATGGGCCAAACCTGGTCTGAGCCTGAAGCAATACCTTCATTGACAATAATTGAACAAGATAGTGGCTATCGATCTGTAGTGGATATGTGGCCTCAATGGCATTCCTCTACAAATAAGGTTTTAAATATTGGTACCTCTCCTTTTTATTCTAACGCAAAGACACATGACGGTTGGAAAAAAAAGGTGGTGTATGCCTGTTTTGATCCGGAAACCGAAAAATGGAGTTCTCCTAAATTTTTGAAACTACCGGAATTGGACCATGATGGAATGCTTTTAATGGCACCTGCAGCAGGCAGTGCCCAATGGTTGGAGTTGCCCAATGGAGATATTCTTTTACCTGTGTTTTATTTTAAGCTTACCGAGGAACAGGCTTATTCAGCTTTGAATAATCCAGATGAGGCTTTTAGTATAGGTAGTTTGATGAAAAGTGATGATTTTGGTTTTAGCAGCACAGTAGTGCGATGTACCTTCGACGGTGAAAATTTAATTTATAAAGAACATGGTGATGAATTAATACTTAAACAGGGTAGGGGAATCTATGAACCATCCATCACCTCTTTTAAGGGAGAATATTATCTAACCATGCGTAGTGACAAAAGTGCTTTTGTTGCTAAAAGCAAAGATGGATTGCATTTTAGTTCTCTTAAGGAATGGACCTTTGACGATGAGTCTATTTTGGGGAGTTATAACACCCAGCAACATTGGGTGAGGCATAGTGATGCCTTATACTTGGTGTACACCAGACGAGGTGCAGATAATGATGAGGTTTTTCGCCATAGGGCACCTCTTTTTATGGCAGAGGTGGATGTTAATAACCTTCAAGTTATACGGTCTACTGAACGTGAGATGGTTCCCAATAGAGGAGTTGCTTTAGGTAATTTTGGCATCATGGAAGTCAATCAAAATGAGACCTGGATCACTGTAGCCGAATACATGAGGGGAGAAGAGAACGTAGTTGCTGATAATAGTGTTTTCACTGCCAAAATCAAGTGGAAGCGTCCAAATTTGAATTCAAAACAATAA
- a CDS encoding tyrosine-type recombinase/integrase — MTRKKDKAKDPVKVNFYLDTRRKKENGSYPVKIRVYDTSTKKARLYTTDFDLSEKNFNKIFYPEKGQRFKKEETEIKEDLEELKNHYSNKAKLLISFTFEGFEKSLSITSGELLDSFYHYESYIQELRDYNRISTASSYELSMKALKAYIKDMTGKEPKKLLFQNITVKFLNDFELWMTEKKEKSLTTVGIYLRGLRVIFNRAIEAKAIDREIYPFGSKRYEIPASTNTKKAFDSNELQTLFQAKAQTPEQEKAKDFWFFSFVCNGMNMKDILNLKWKNLNDGQIEFVREKTKRTKKANSKPIQVPFTDFAKSFIKKYGTTERTPNGFVFPILSENDNAERQHAVKLNFIRFVNQHIKKLAKANELNENISTYWARHSFATTAVRKKASMEYVSEALGHSDLKTTKNYFAGFEDKTKKEILEDITDFMRK, encoded by the coding sequence ATGACACGAAAGAAAGACAAGGCCAAAGATCCGGTTAAGGTCAATTTCTACCTTGACACTAGGCGCAAAAAAGAAAATGGATCCTATCCGGTGAAAATCCGAGTTTATGACACCTCCACTAAAAAAGCCAGACTTTATACAACTGATTTCGATCTTAGCGAAAAAAATTTCAATAAGATATTTTATCCTGAAAAAGGACAACGATTCAAAAAAGAGGAAACCGAGATAAAGGAGGACTTAGAAGAGTTGAAAAATCATTATTCGAATAAAGCCAAACTTTTAATTTCATTCACTTTTGAAGGGTTTGAAAAATCCCTTTCAATTACCTCAGGGGAATTACTCGATTCCTTTTATCATTATGAAAGCTATATCCAAGAGTTAAGGGATTACAATCGTATTTCTACAGCTTCAAGTTATGAGTTAAGCATGAAGGCCTTGAAAGCTTATATTAAGGATATGACCGGAAAGGAGCCTAAAAAGCTTTTGTTTCAAAACATCACAGTCAAATTTCTTAATGACTTTGAACTTTGGATGACTGAAAAAAAGGAAAAATCACTTACCACGGTTGGAATTTATCTTAGAGGCCTCCGGGTAATATTTAACCGGGCGATCGAGGCGAAAGCCATAGACCGGGAAATTTATCCTTTTGGATCCAAGCGTTATGAGATACCAGCCTCTACCAATACCAAAAAGGCTTTTGATTCAAATGAACTCCAAACCCTATTTCAAGCTAAAGCCCAAACCCCGGAGCAAGAAAAGGCAAAGGATTTTTGGTTTTTTTCTTTTGTGTGCAATGGTATGAATATGAAAGATATCCTCAACCTGAAATGGAAAAATCTAAATGATGGGCAAATTGAATTTGTAAGGGAAAAAACCAAGCGAACCAAAAAGGCGAATTCCAAGCCTATTCAAGTGCCTTTTACTGATTTTGCAAAGTCATTTATTAAGAAGTACGGAACCACAGAGAGAACTCCAAACGGGTTTGTTTTCCCTATTCTATCGGAAAATGACAATGCCGAAAGACAGCATGCGGTAAAATTGAATTTTATTCGATTTGTAAACCAGCATATTAAAAAGCTAGCAAAGGCAAATGAGTTGAATGAAAATATTTCTACCTATTGGGCCAGGCACTCTTTTGCCACCACGGCTGTAAGAAAAAAAGCCAGTATGGAATATGTAAGCGAAGCCCTGGGCCATTCCGACCTGAAAACGACTAAAAACTACTTTGCTGGTTTTGAGGATAAAACCAAAAAAGAGATATTGGAGGATATTACAGATTTTATGCGAAAATAA
- a CDS encoding helix-turn-helix domain-containing protein: MDANQITFDSLPRAMASLFDEVKQIKSLILESSTGEPGDQLLTITETAKFLHVQKQTLYSYVSKGLIPYNKRAGRLYFSKNDLIDWVKSGNKGSFDVEVEAKKIIIKRKRKGGSHE; encoded by the coding sequence ATGGATGCAAACCAAATTACTTTCGACAGCCTACCAAGGGCTATGGCCTCACTTTTCGATGAGGTAAAGCAAATCAAATCTTTGATTCTGGAATCCTCCACGGGCGAGCCGGGCGATCAGCTCCTCACGATAACGGAAACAGCCAAATTTTTACACGTGCAAAAGCAGACTCTTTATTCCTATGTATCTAAGGGATTGATCCCCTACAATAAGAGAGCCGGGCGATTGTACTTTTCCAAAAATGACCTTATCGATTGGGTTAAAAGTGGGAATAAGGGATCCTTCGATGTGGAGGTGGAAGCGAAAAAAATCATTATTAAGCGAAAAAGGAAAGGAGGAAGCCATGAATAA